GAGTAGCCGTGGTCGAAGACGCGCTCGCGCTCGTCCGCGGGGACGCCCGGCCCGTCGTCTGCGACGGCGAAGCCATCGGGCGTCCCGGCGACGGTGACGGTCGCGTCGGCGCCGGCGTGTTCGACGCTGTTCCGAAACAGGTTCTCGAACAGTTCGCGCAGTCGGCCGCCGTCGGCCTCGATTTCGCCGAGGTCGCCGTCGACGACGAGCGTCGCGTCGCCGGTCGACACCGTCGACCACGCCCGGGCGACCACGGTTTCGAGGTCCAGGCGCTCGGTTTCGCGGACGTCCTGGCCCTGTCTGGCGAGGCTCAGCAGGTCGCCGATGAGCGTCTCCATCCGGTCGAGCGCGCGCTCGGTCTTCTCGAAGTGGTGGTCGCCGCCGGTGTCGCGGGCGAGTTCGAGGTGGCCGCGCGCGACGTTCAGCGGGTTGCGCAGGTCGTGGGAGACCACGCTGGCGAACTCCTTCAGACGCTCGTTCTGGCGCTCGACCGTCCGCTTGCGCTCGCGGCGCTCGGTCACGTCGCGGGCCGAGCCGAGGTGGGCGATTTCGCCCTCGTAGGAGATGACCTGCACGCTCATCTCCAGGTACCGGACCTCGCCGTCCTTCGTGCGGATGCGGAGTTCGTAGTGGGGCGCGCCCTCGTCGCGCTCGCGGCGCTCGACCAGTTCCCTGACGAACTCGCGGTCGCCTTCGTGGATGAGTTCTCGAACGTCCATCCCGAGCAGTTCCTCGCGGTCGTAGCCGGTGAGGTCGGCGACGCGGTCGTTGACGAACCGGAACCGCCTGTCGCTGTGGATGAAGATGGCGTCGTGGCTCCCCTCGACCAGCGTCCGGTACTTCTGCTCGCTCTCCCGGAGCGCCGACTGGGAGTCGATGCGGGCGAGCACCTGCGTGACGTGTGACAGCAGCAGTTCCGCGAGTTCGAGGTCCTCCTCGTCGAACGCGCCCGTCTCGCGCGACCCCGCCTGGAAGACGCCGTGGTCGCCGAGCGGGACGCTGAGGACGGACCGGTACTCCGTGTCGACCGGTTCGGCCGCGTCGGTCGCCCGGACGTCCGGAATTACGAACGACTCGCCCTCACGGTAGGTCCGACCCGCGATGCCCTCGTCGACCGCGACGGCGTCGTAGCCGTCGGCGGGCATCTCGGTCGACGTCGCCTTCGGGACTAGGTAGCCGTCCTCGGCCGCGTCGATGCCGCAGATGTCGAACTCCAGAATGCTCTCGGCGGCGTCGACGCCGCGGCGGTACACCTCGTCCTCGGCGGTGCACGCCTCCATCTCGGCGGCGACCTCGTGGAGTTCCTCGATCTTTCGCTTTTCCTCTCGTAACTGGTCGCTCATGGGCTGTCGTTCGGGCGCGACTCGGGCGATTCGCCGACGAACGGTCGGTCGCCACGTCGACGGCGGCCGCGTCGACTGGAATCGGCGCGGCCGCCCCGGCGCTCCGGTCGGACGCGTTCGTGTCGCTTTCCTTGAACGCAGATACGATTCGCCCGACTTAAGCGTAGTGCTCCGTGCTCCCGTCTCTCACCGAACGCCCTCGGCGACGTCGCGTATCGTCTCGTACTCATCGCCGTAACCGACGAACCGAACGTCTTCGAGCGACGTCGGTTCGAACGCCGCGATTTCCTCGCAGATGATTCGCGCGCCCTCCCGGAGGTCGAACCCCGCGACGCCGCATCCGAGCGCCGGGAGCACCACCGATGTCGCGCCGAGGTCGTCGGCCGCGGCGAGCGCGTTGCGGGTCGCGTCCCGGACGCTTCGCTCGGTGGCCTTCCCGTCCCCGTAGTGGGGCATCGCGGCGGCGTGGACGACGTGCTCGGCGTCGAGGTCGTAGGCGTCGGTGACCGCCACCTCGCCGAGGTCGACCGGTCCCTTCGCGGTGGCCGCCTCGTTCAACTCGGGGCCGGCCTTCCGGCGGAGCGCGCCGGCGACGCCGCTACCCATCTCCAGGCTTGTCCCCGCGGCGTTGACGACCACGTCCGCGCGTTGGTCGGCGATATCCCCGGACGACGGTGAACTCCATGCGCGGGGCCACGGCGGCCGCGAGCAAGGATGTGGCGATTTCGCGCTCCCGAACCGGTCGGCTACCAGCGGGTCTTCCCGTCGTCGTCCACGTTGCCGACCCAGAGGAGGTTGGGGTAGGGGACGAACGCGAGGAACTCGCCGCTCCCGTCGTACAGTTCGATGCCGGCGTCCTGGCGCTCGTACTCCTCGCACTCTATCTGCTCGCCGTCGGTGAGTTGGGCTTTGTACATCACGGAAATAGGGCGACGGCGAACGGGAAATGATTGTCGGTGGTTCGGGGTCGGCGCGGCCCGCCGACGACCGACCGGACGGCCGAGGCCCCGGCAATCAGAGTTACGGTCCGACGAGTCGCACAGGTACGGGATGCCCAGAACGGACGCAACCGCCCGATTCGAACGACGCGCCGAACTCTCGCCCGAGGCGCCGACGCTCCTGGTCGGGATGCCCGAGAACGGGGTGGTCGGAAGTATCGCGGTCAACCAGGTAACCGAACAACTCGACCTCGAACGACAGGGCCACATCGTCTCCGAGTCGTTCCCGCCGGTGACGACGTTCGGCGAGGGCCGGGTTCGCGACCTGGTGCGCGTGTACGCCGGCACCGACCCGTCGGTCGTGGTTCCGCAGTGCGACGTCGCCATGCCCCCGGAGGCGAGCGCCGACCTGGCGGCCTGCATCGTCAACGACCTGGCGGCCGACTTCGAGCGGGCCATCGTCCTGGCCGGCGTCCCGGCCCAGAACGAGGAGGCGGTCGGCGAGGTCACCGCCGTCGTGACCTCCGAGGAGATGGCGAGCGAGGTCGAAGCGATCGGCGTCCCCCTGGAATCCGGCGTCGGCTTCATCGGCGGCACGAGCGGCGCCGTGGTGAACGACTGCTATCACGCGAACGTCCCCACGATAGCGCTCGTGGTGAAGGCCCACCCGTTCCTCCCCGACCCGAACGCCGCGCGGGCGCTCATCGAGAAGGCGCTGGAACCGCTCGTCGAGTTCGACATCGACACCCGCGAACTGGAGGAGGAGGCCGAGGCCATCCGGAACGAGATGGAACAGGTCGCCCGCTACTTCGAGCAGTTACAGTCCGACCCGGACCACTCGACCGCCGAGTCGTCGATGTACCAGTGACGGACCCGCGACGCCGACGTCGGGCACGCGGCGAGTCTGACCACGTGACGAGTCAGGCACGCGACGACGCCGCTACCGGTTCGCGTGCGTACCCGAAAAGCGGTAGACGGTGACGGCCGGCCAGTGGCCGGCCGTCACCGTCGTTGTGCCCGCTTCCTCGCGACGCGGGCGCCGTACGGCGTCAGTTCGACCGTGTCGTCGACCCGGTCGAACGAGAGCACGCCCGCTTCGACGAGCGGCGGGAGGTACTCGGTGCGGAGCGCCGCGTACGCGCGCCGGCGCTCCTCGGCCGTCTCGTCGCGCGAAATCGGTCGCTCGACGCCGACCAGGAGGTCGTCGACCAGTTCCGAGAGGTGGACCGGTCGACTGGAGGCGGCCACCGCCTCCAGGATTCGCCGTCGGGGTTCGTCCGCGGCGGTCCCGCGCTCGGCCCGCTCGGTCCGGCGCGCGGCGTCCCGCCGAATCCACGGCAGCGGCGAGCGTCTCACGATTACCGCCCGCCCGAGCGCCGTCGGGCACTCTTTTCCGAGGGTCGTCGGTCGACGACTCGGTTCGAAGCGTCCGCGCGTTCGGCGCGTCCTCGGCCAGTTCGAGTCCGGTTTCGTCGCCCGCGACGATGCCCGCTTCCTTGAGCGTCGGGAGGTGCGTGTGGGTCAACTCCGCCCGCTCGCGCGCGATTTCGTCGGTCGTCAGCGCCCGGGGCGCGACGCCGCGCTGCGAGGCGGCGACGAGCGTCGCCAGTTCCATCACCGTCGTCGGTTCGTCGGACTCCAGGAGGTGCCGGCAGACGAACCGCCGCCGCTCGTTCGAGAGCGCCCGCGCCACCGCGTCGGTCGAACGCGCGTCGTCGGCGCGCCCGTCCTCCGCCGCGGGTCGCCGGCCCACCGTCTCGGTACCCCTCTCGTCCCCGTCGCGTATCGTCGCGTCCATTGTGTCTTCCCGGAACGTGGGCGACGGTTCGGCCGTCGTCCCGTTTTCCGAAGTCCGGTATTCTGTCCGCGAGAAAAAGGGCGCGGCCTTACGGGTACGCGGCTTAAGTAGTGGACGGCGCGACGGCCACTCGCGACGGGTTCGCGCGGCCCGAGGTTCCGGGACCGCCAAGGGTTTTTCCGCCCGCGTCGAACGTCGACGCATGACCGACGACGCCGACGACGCGGCCGGGACCGAGACGACCGGCGAAACCGGGACCACCTCGAAGGCGGAACGCGAACGCGCCCGCGAGCGCGCCGCAGACCTGCTCGCGGAGGCGGGCGTGGTGCTCACCGACGCCGAGCGCGAGGAGATGGAGGTCGTCGACTACGGCCTCGGCGACCTCGACCGGGTCGGCACCGAAATCGTCGTCTACGAGAACAACGACCGCTACTGCGCGAAGGAACTGGTGCTGTTCGGCGGCCAGACCTGCCCCGAACACCGCCACCCGCCGTTCGACGACTACCCCGGCAAGCGCGAAACGTTCCGGGTCCGGTGGGGCGAGGTGTACCTCTACGTCGAGGACGAGTCGGCCGACGATTCGGTCGAATCGTCGGCCGACTCCGACTCCCCGCGGTCGGTCGACCCACCGATGCGCGAAGAGCACTACACCGCGAGCGAGGAAATCCACCTCGAACCCGGCGAGCAGTACACCATCCCGCCCGACACCCGCCACTGGTTCGTCGCCGGCGAGGACGGCGCGGTCATCTCGGAGTTCTCCTCGCCGAGTTTCGACGAGAAGGACGTGTTCACCGACCCGAAGATAGACCGGATGGCCGGAAGCTACTGAGAGAGTCCCGACGCGCCGGACCTACCGAGCGCCGCCGGCCCCGAGCGCGCCGGCGACGACCCGACCGATTCTGTCGAGCGCCCGGAGCGCGGCGAACACCGCGACCGTGATGAGGAAGTGGTGGCCCACCAGGCTGAGCACGATGCCGATGGAGTAGGCCGCGCTCCCGAACTCGACGGTCGGCAGGGCGTCGCGGTACCACTGCACCGCGTACCACGACGCGAGCAGTAGCGCGGCGAGGTGCGGGGTCCGCCTGACCGCTCGGGCCGTGAGCGGTCCGCCGTCGAACTCGGCGAAGGCGTCGGCCCGCGCGATGAACGGAACGTAGACGAACACGAGCGCGTAGACGACGCTGGACCCGAGGACGCTCTCGGCCCCCTGGGCGTACCGGCCGACGATGACCAGCACCACGGAGACGACCAGCGTGACGAAGGCGTACATGAAGACGGCGTAGCCGAACAGCAACGCGTACGCCCCGTGTGCCCGCGCGCGCTCGGTGGCCCGGTAGGAGTTCCGCAGCGCCACGACCGCCGTGAGCATGAACAGCACCAGCACCGCGCCGACGCCGCCCTTCGTGGCGGCGGTCGACGACCGCTGGAACTGGGTGAGGTACACCGCCAGCGTCCCGAAGACGCTGATGACGGTGAACAGCCGGTAGTTGTCCTCGATGAACTCCTCCAGCGTCGGCGGGCGGTCGCCTCGCCCGCCCGTTCCCTCCTCGTCGGTTTCTCCCCCGCGGGACCGTCCCGCGAGCGCGGCCCATCGTCTCATGGTAGTCGGCGTTCGGGCGAGGTTCAAAAAAGGACCGTAATTCAAGTTAGACAGGTCGGCGGGCTGGCACGGTCGCTCCACCCGTCGACTTCCTCTGTCCTTGTCCTCCCGTCCCTGCTCTCGTCCGTCTTGGCCCTCCTCCGTCCCTATCCTCCTTTCGCTCGGCTACCTCTTCGTCCCGACGTCCACCCTCGCCCGCCGCAACTCGAA
This genomic window from Halorussus vallis contains:
- a CDS encoding D-lyxose/D-mannose family sugar isomerase, which codes for MEVVDYGLGDLDRVGTEIVVYENNDRYCAKELVLFGGQTCPEHRHPPFDDYPGKRETFRVRWGEVYLYVEDESADDSVESSADSDSPRSVDPPMREEHYTASEEIHLEPGEQYTIPPDTRHWFVAGEDGAVISEFSSPSFDEKDVFTDPKIDRMAGSY
- a CDS encoding DUF7344 domain-containing protein; translation: MRRSPLPWIRRDAARRTERAERGTAADEPRRRILEAVAASSRPVHLSELVDDLLVGVERPISRDETAEERRRAYAALRTEYLPPLVEAGVLSFDRVDDTVELTPYGARVARKRAQRR
- a CDS encoding PAS domain S-box protein produces the protein MSDQLREEKRKIEELHEVAAEMEACTAEDEVYRRGVDAAESILEFDICGIDAAEDGYLVPKATSTEMPADGYDAVAVDEGIAGRTYREGESFVIPDVRATDAAEPVDTEYRSVLSVPLGDHGVFQAGSRETGAFDEEDLELAELLLSHVTQVLARIDSQSALRESEQKYRTLVEGSHDAIFIHSDRRFRFVNDRVADLTGYDREELLGMDVRELIHEGDREFVRELVERRERDEGAPHYELRIRTKDGEVRYLEMSVQVISYEGEIAHLGSARDVTERRERKRTVERQNERLKEFASVVSHDLRNPLNVARGHLELARDTGGDHHFEKTERALDRMETLIGDLLSLARQGQDVRETERLDLETVVARAWSTVSTGDATLVVDGDLGEIEADGGRLRELFENLFRNSVEHAGADATVTVAGTPDGFAVADDGPGVPADERERVFDHGYSTAADGSGLGLTIVENIVDAHDWEIRVGESDAGGARFEVDRGF
- a CDS encoding proteasome assembly chaperone family protein, whose protein sequence is MPRTDATARFERRAELSPEAPTLLVGMPENGVVGSIAVNQVTEQLDLERQGHIVSESFPPVTTFGEGRVRDLVRVYAGTDPSVVVPQCDVAMPPEASADLAACIVNDLAADFERAIVLAGVPAQNEEAVGEVTAVVTSEEMASEVEAIGVPLESGVGFIGGTSGAVVNDCYHANVPTIALVVKAHPFLPDPNAARALIEKALEPLVEFDIDTRELEEEAEAIRNEMEQVARYFEQLQSDPDHSTAESSMYQ